A single region of the Manihot esculenta cultivar AM560-2 chromosome 12, M.esculenta_v8, whole genome shotgun sequence genome encodes:
- the LOC110627838 gene encoding probable trehalose-phosphate phosphatase J: MTNQNVVVSDPKSTINLAITVHVSDSSIFPTAAQKPPAAPGGYISISRKKLLKNLEINGGARINAWVDSMRASSPTHLKSTPSITDDQGSWILHHPSALDMFEQIIEASKGKQIVMFLDYDGTLSPIVDDPDRAFMSKKMRATVRKLAKCFPTAIVSGRCRDKVYNFVRLAELYYAGSHGMDIKGPAKGSKYKKGSEALIFQPASEFLPMIDEVYKELIEKTKSTPGAKVENNKFCVSVHFRCVDEKKWSELAQVVRSVLKDYPKLRLTQGRKVLEIRPTIKWDKGKALEFLLESLGFANCTDVFPVYIGDDRTDEDAFKVLRERGQGFGILVSKFPKDTNASYSLQEPTQVMDFLQRLVEWKQVSLRGQPRL, from the exons ATGACGAACCAAAATGTGGTAGTATCCGATCCAAAATCCACCATCAACTTGGCAATCACTGTGCACGTGTCGGACTCTTCTATCTTCCCCACCGCCGCACAGAAGCCACCTGCCGCTCCTGGTGGCTACATCTCCATTTCAAGAAAGAAACTTCTGAAGAATCTTGAAATCAATGGAGGGGCAAGGATAAACGCCTGGGTTGATTCAATGAGAGCCTCATCTCCTACCCATCTCAAATCCAcaccctctatcactgatgaccAAGGCTCATGGATT CTTCATCACCCATCGGCCTTGGACATGTTTGAGCAGATAATTGAGGCGTCAAAAGGGAAGCAAATTGTAATGTTTTTGGACTATGATGGTACCCTTTCTCCTATTGTTGATGACCCAGATCGAGCTTTCATGTCCAAGAAG ATGAGAGCAACAGTGAGAAAGCTGGCCAAGTGTTTCCCAACTGCTATAGTGAGTGGGAGATGCAGAGACAAG GTGTATAACTTTGTACGGTTAGCAGAGCTGTACTATGCTGGAAGCCATGGCATGGACATTAAGGGACCAGCAAAAGGCTCCAAATACAAGAAA GGAAGTGAAGCTCTCATCTTCCAACCTGCAAGTGAATTTCTACCCATGATCGATGAGGTTTACAAGGAACTGATAGAGAAAACAAAATCAACTCCAGGAGCTAAGGTGGAGAACAATAAGTTCTGTGTGTCAGTCCATTTTCGCTGTGTTGATGAGAAG AAATGGAGTGAACTGGCCCAAGTGGTTAGGTCAGTCTTGAAAGATTACCCAAAGCTGAGACTTACTCAAGGGAGAAAG GTATTGGAAATCCGTCCTACTATTAAATGGGACAAAGGGAAGGCTCTTGAATTTTTGTTGGAGTCACTTG GATTTGCCAATTGTACCGATGTTTTCCCTGTTTATATTGGAGATGATCGAACAGATGAAGATGCATTCAAG GTATTAAGAGAAAGAGGACAAGGTTTTGGTATCCTAGTCTCTAAATTTCCAAAGGACACAAATGCATCGTATTCTCTACAGGAACCCACCCAG GTGATGGATTTTTTGCAACGTTTAGTAGAGTGGAAACAAGTCTCCCTGCGAGGGCAGCCGAGGCTGTAA